From Oryza brachyantha chromosome 9, ObraRS2, whole genome shotgun sequence, a single genomic window includes:
- the LOC121055361 gene encoding uncharacterized protein LOC121055361, whose protein sequence is MPFVSPLADDDDADDYYYGYRRGTAGGGGGGGGKSSKKDKDKEKGLLCFLPCFLPCSPGSVDATAHRRLLSSDSSDSDNIAAADITADLARLRARYSRLAAGPPVRPRDVPCLVARTDDPPLAVAALSWLGGDLRPSCILLTLLPALFPSLPAHARHKLSAAARRLHAREAALDGEVAEYQSTYAMKLACEKTKEGVAETAAEEMCKMARAARRADKLRWRAVEAAVKEVLTPPQAKEFLKAVEEVAAKAARHGARWHARTAAVSVPVEVFDRMRANARAATDDAW, encoded by the exons ATGCCGTTCGTTAGCCctctcgccgacgacgacgacgccgacgactaCTACTACGGCTACCGCCGAggcaccgccggcggcggcggcggcggcggagggaagAGCTCCAAGAAGGACAAGGACAAGGAGAAGGGCCTCCTCTGCTTCCTCCCCTGCTTCCTCCCCTGCT CGCCCGGGTCGGTGGACGCCACggcgcaccgccgcctcctctcctcggaCTCCAGCGACAGCGAcaacatcgccgccgccgacatcACCGCCGACCtcgcccgcctccgcgcgcgctactcccgcctcgccgccggcccgccCGTCCGCCCCCGCGACGTCCCCTGCCTGGTCGCGCGCACCGACgacccgccgctcgccgtggccgcgctctcctggctcggcggcgacctccGCCCGTCCTGCATCCTCCTCACCCTCCTCCCGGCGctcttcccctccctccccgcgcACGCCCGCCACAAGCtgtccgccgcggcgcgccgcctccacgcCCGCGAGGCCGCGCTGGACGGCGAGGTCGCGGAGTACCAGTCCACCTACGCGATGAAGCTGGCGTGCGAGAAGACCAAGGAAGGGgtggcggagacggcggcggaggagatgtGCAAgatggcgcgcgcggcgcggcgggcggacaAGCTGCGGTGGCGCGCCGTGGAGGCCGCGGTGAAGGAGGTGCTGACGCCGCCGCAGGCCAAGGAGTTCCTCAAGGccgtggaggaggtggcggccaaggcggcgcggcacggcgccCGGTGGCAcgcgcgcaccgccgccgtctccgtcccCGTCGAGGTGTTCGACCGCATGCGCGCCAACGCCAGAGCTGCCACGGATGATGCTTGGTGA